The Deltaproteobacteria bacterium nucleotide sequence TGTTTCACCACGTCAGTACGGACGAGGTGTACGGGTCCCTTGACGACGGGGGGTATTTTTTCGAAACCACGCCCTATGACCCCAAAAGCCCCTATTCCGCCTCCAAGGCCTCGTCGGACCACCTGGTCAGGGCGTACCATCACACGTACGGCCTGCCCGTCACCCTGTCCAACTGCTCCAACAACTACGGTCCCTACCAGTTCCCGGAAAAGCTCATCCCCCTGATGATCCTGAACATGAAAAACGGCAAACCCCTGCCCGTTTACGGTGACGGCAAGAACGTTCGCGACTGGCTCTACGTCAGTGACCACAACCGCGCCCTCCGACTTATCGTCACGGGGGGGCAAACGGGGGAAACCTACAATATCGGTGGCGAAAACGAGTGGGAGAACATCCGCCTGATCCATGTCCTGTGTGAGAAAATGGCCGAGGCGACGGGGGAGGACGCGGAACGCTTCAGGGGCCTGATCACCTACGTGAAGGACCGGGCCGGCCATGACCGGCGCTACGCCATCAACTGCGACAAGCTTAAAAACGACCTGGGCTGGCGCCGGACCGTGGACTTCGACGAGGGTCTCGCCAGAACCGTCCGGTGGTACCTGGATAACGAAACCTGGCTCAACCACATTCTCGACGGCTCCTATCAGAATTGGATTCACCTGAATTACGGCGGAAGATAAGATTTCTCGTCGCTGCGACACTCTTTTTGTCACTTCGAACGTCCCCCTTGTCACTTCGAACGAACGTGAGAAGTCTTGAACGAAACGCATTGGGAGAACCGAAAGGGCAGGATTTCTCCCTCCGGTCGAAATGACAGCGGTCCCCGTCGAAATGACATGGTGGGTGCCACTCGACATGACATAGGTGGAAGCGCCTCGAAAGGACATGGGTGCTTCTCTTCGAAAGGATAT carries:
- the rfbB gene encoding dTDP-glucose 4,6-dehydratase; translation: MKRKIQNVMVTGGAGFIGSNFIHDMFGDPSFDGRIVNVDKLTYAGNLENLAGIDEKFGGRRYFFEKADIQDYGAVKAILGRYDIDTVVHFAAESHVDRSIHGPAEFILANIMGTFNLLECVREAWRDRWDVLFHHVSTDEVYGSLDDGGYFFETTPYDPKSPYSASKASSDHLVRAYHHTYGLPVTLSNCSNNYGPYQFPEKLIPLMILNMKNGKPLPVYGDGKNVRDWLYVSDHNRALRLIVTGGQTGETYNIGGENEWENIRLIHVLCEKMAEATGEDAERFRGLITYVKDRAGHDRRYAINCDKLKNDLGWRRTVDFDEGLARTVRWYLDNETWLNHILDGSYQNWIHLNYGGR